One Serratia liquefaciens genomic window, GCTTCGGTACGTTCGGTCAGTGACGGCAGCACCGGTTTCAGGTAGGTCATCAGCACGCGGAACAGGTTGATGCCCATGGAACAGATGGCCTGCAGATCGGCATCGCGGCCTTCTTGCTTCGCCACCACCCAGGGAGCCTGTTCATCCACATAGCGGTTAGCCAAATCGGCCAGCGCCATGATTTCACGGATTGCACGGCCCGACTCACGGCTGGCGTAGGCGTCGGCGATGTTTTGTGCCGCGTCAACGAAGGTCTGGTACAGCGCCGGATCGGCCAGCTTGTCGGCCAGTTGGCCGCCGAAACGCTTGCTGATAAAGCCGGCGTTGCGCGAAGCCAGGTTGACCACTTTGTTGACGATGTCGGCGTTCACCCGCTGCACGAAGTCTTCCAGATTCAGGTCGATATCGTCAATGCGTGAAGACAGCTTGGCGGCGTAGTAATAACGCAGGCAGTCGGCATCCAGGTGTTGCAGGTAGGTGCCGGCCTTGATGAAAGTGCCGCGAGATTTGGACATCTTGGCGCCGTTCACTGTCACATAGCCGTGCACAAACAGATTGGTCGGTTTGCGGAAGTTACTGCCTTCCAGCATTGCCGGCCAGAACAGGCTGTGGAAATAAACGATGTCTTTACCGATAAAGTGATACAGCTCGGTGGTGGAGTCTTTACGCCAGAACTCGTCAAAATCCAGATCGCCGCGCTTGTCGCACAGGTTTTTGAATGAGCCCATGTAACCGATAGGCGCATCCAGCCAGACGTAGAAGTATTTGCCCGGCGCGTCCGGGATTTCAAAGCCGAAATACGGCGCATCACGGGAGATATCCCACTGTTGCAGGCCGGATTCGAACCACTCCTGCATCTTGTTTGCCACCTGTTCTTGCAGCGCGCCGGAACGGGTCCAGGCCTGCAACATTTCGCTGAACGACGGCAGATCAAAGAAGAAGTGCTCTGAATCGCGCAATACCGGAGTGGCCCCGGAAACCACGGATTTCGGGTCAATCAGCTCGGTCGGGCTGTAGGTCGCGCCGCACACTTCGCAGTTGTCGCCGTATTGATCCGGTGATTTACATTTCGGGCAGGTGCCTTTGACGAAACGGTCGGGCAGGAACATGCCTTTCTCCGGATCGTACAGTTGGGAAATGGTCCGGTTTTTGATAAAGCCGTTTTCTTTCAGGCGGCCGTAAATCAGGCTCGACAGCTCACGGTTTTCATCGCTATGGGTGGAATGATAGTTATCATAGCTGATGCCAAAACCGGCGAAATCCTGTTGGTGCTCCTGGCTCATTTCCTCGATCATTTCTTCCGGCTTAATGCCCAGTTGCTGAGCTTTCAGCATGATCGGCGTGCCGTGTGCGTCGTCCGCACAGATGAAATGAACCTCGTTGCCGCGCATTCGTTGGTAACGAACCCAGATATCTGCCTGGATATGCTCGAGCATGTGGCCGAGATGGATGGAACCATTTGCGTACGGTAGCGCGCACGTCACCAATAATTTTTTCGCGACTTGAGCCATAGTGAGAACTTGGTTTCTGTAATGAATAAAAAGGGTCTTCGATGTTACCCGATCGCGCCCGCCACGGCTAGGGCGGTTTCTTTGTGCGGACATGCGCCGACCGGCTCTCAGTTCTGATATGCTTAGCGGGAAGCTATCCATTCAAAATCAAGGAGCCGGGATGAACGCAAAATCCCCCGAGCAGACCAACCCCGAAGTTCTGCGTGCCCTGGTGACCGGTGTACTGGCCGCCTTTGAACACCCGACGTTAAAAAACAATCTGACTGCGCTGAAGGCAATTCACCACTGCGCGCTGTTGGATCATGTGCTGCATATTGAATTGACCATGCCCTTTGCCTGGCAGAGCGGTTTTGAGACGTTGAAAGACAGCGTCAGCGCA contains:
- the metG gene encoding methionine--tRNA ligase, with the protein product MAQVAKKLLVTCALPYANGSIHLGHMLEHIQADIWVRYQRMRGNEVHFICADDAHGTPIMLKAQQLGIKPEEMIEEMSQEHQQDFAGFGISYDNYHSTHSDENRELSSLIYGRLKENGFIKNRTISQLYDPEKGMFLPDRFVKGTCPKCKSPDQYGDNCEVCGATYSPTELIDPKSVVSGATPVLRDSEHFFFDLPSFSEMLQAWTRSGALQEQVANKMQEWFESGLQQWDISRDAPYFGFEIPDAPGKYFYVWLDAPIGYMGSFKNLCDKRGDLDFDEFWRKDSTTELYHFIGKDIVYFHSLFWPAMLEGSNFRKPTNLFVHGYVTVNGAKMSKSRGTFIKAGTYLQHLDADCLRYYYAAKLSSRIDDIDLNLEDFVQRVNADIVNKVVNLASRNAGFISKRFGGQLADKLADPALYQTFVDAAQNIADAYASRESGRAIREIMALADLANRYVDEQAPWVVAKQEGRDADLQAICSMGINLFRVLMTYLKPVLPSLTERTEAFLNCELTWDSIQQPLLGHQVNAFKALFNRIDLDKVNEMVSASKEDMAATKVVTGPLADDPIQDTITFDDFAKVDMRIALIKSADFVEGSDKLLKLQLDLGGESRQIFSGIRSAYPDPKALEGRLTIMVANLAPRKMRFGISEGMVMAAGPGGKEIFLLSPDSGAQPGMQVK